Within Deinococcus sp. YIM 134068, the genomic segment TCGTGTTCGGACTGCTGGTCCACGGGCTGCTGACGCCGCAGGGCGAACCCGCGACGGAGCGGGTGAGGCAGGACAAGTAACGAATCGGCAATAGACCTCCGGCGAACATGGGCGTTCCGGGGTGCAGAGGGTCGAAAGCAGAAGGTCAAGGGCAGAAGGCAGGAGACATACGCCCTCGGCCTTCTGCTCTTTGCTTTCTGCGCCTTCTACAGAGGGTCCAAAAAGAAGCGGTGGGCTGGGAGCGACCCGTCCACCGCTTCTGCCCTGAGTCGGGCGTCGGTTACTGCGTGGCGGCGCGCACGGCGGCCTCGGCGTCGAGGAGGGGCAGACCACCCGAGGAGTTCGCGGAGGAGACGAGCAGGGCGCGCGTCTGGGCAGCGGTGAGGCTGGGGTTTGCGGCGCGCATCAGGGCGGCCACCCCGCTCACGAGGGGCGCGGCCTCGCTCGTGCCCGCGCTAAGGGCGTAGTTGTCACCGGGGGCCAGCACCAGCATGTCCTGGCTGGCGGTGGCCCCGCTGCATACCCCGGCTCCCGCCCCCCCAGGCGCGACGAGATCGAGGGCACGTGTCTGGGTGGCATTGGGGCGGGCGCTGTAGCAGGCGAGGGCAGTGTTGCTCGCTCCGAGGGCACCCACCGCGATGACGTTCGGATTGTTGGCCGGGTAATACACCCCTTGATTGGGAGTATTCCCCGCCGCCGCTACCAACACCGCACTCTGCGCGGCGCTATTCAGCGCGGCCTCCAGCGCCTGGTCGCCGGGGTCGCTCCCCGCTTCACCCGCGAAGCCCAGGCTCATGTTGATGACCTTGGCCCCCTGCCGCACGGCGTAGTTCAGCCCCGCCGCGAGGGTGGAGGTCGAACCGTTCGCCTGGTTCGTTGACGAGGCCTCCAGCACCTTGACCGGCAACACGTTGCGCCCGCTCCACGTCACGCCCGCCAGCCCCACGTCGTTGTTGGTGGTCGCGCCGAGCAGGCCCGTGACCGCCGTGCCGTGCCCGTCCGAGTCCTGCGTGGCCGCCGTGCCGCCGTTGAAGGTCGCGCCGCTCAGCAGCCGCCCGTTCAGGTCCTCGTGGCTGCCGTCGGCTCCAGAGTCCAGCACCGCCGTCAGCGCCGCCATGGGCGTCTTGCCGCAGGCCGTCAGGAAGTCCCATGCCCCCTCCGCGTTGATGCGGGGCAGGTAGTCCTGGAAGAGGGTCACGGTCCGGCTCTCGTTGATGAACCCCTCGTTGCCAGGGTAGCCGGGGTCGTTGACCGCCGCCAGCGCCCTGTAGATAAAGTCTGGCTGTGCCCGCAGTCCCGCCGCCGTCAGCCGACCCGCAAAGGCCCGGTCCGTCTCGCCCGCCGGGGTCACGGCCAGCGTGAGGTCGTCCGTCACCCGCTGCGTCCGCACGGTGGAGAGCAGGCTCAGGCCCTGCGCGCTCAGGGTGCCGCCCGCGCCTACGACGAGGACCCGGCCCGGCACGTGCGGCGCGGTCCAGTCGGGGGTGGGCACCTGCGTCTGTACCACGCTCGCCGCCCGCACGCTCGCGGGAAGGGGCACGCCACCGGGGATGGCCTGTGGGCAGACGGCGGTGCCGTCGTCCTCGTCGCCCACCGATGGACCGGGGCACGCCGTGAGCAGGAGACTGAGGGTCAGCAGGGGCAGCGCGAGTCTCATCATTCAGTCATACCGCACGGACCTGACGCGACACTGAGCGTTAGGCCGCACACTTCTCACCCGACGGGCTGGACATCCACCCGCCACGTACCATGACCGTATGAGTGACCTGGCCCTACGCAAGCTCAGCGAGGAGGAGTACCTGCGAACGGAGGAGTTGAGTCCCGTCCGGCGTGAGTACGTAGACGGCTTCGTGTACGCCCACGCGGGCGCGAGCCTGCCGCACAACCGCATCTCCTCGAACATCCAGGGCATTCTCATTCCGGCGAGCCGACGCGGCTCCTGCTGGACCTACACCAACGATATGAAAGTTCGTGTCAAGCGGCTGGGGCAACTTCGCTACTCCTCCCCCGATCTCGTCGTCGTGTGCAAACCGCACGAGGACTTGAGGGAGGCCGAGAATCACCCCTGCCTGATCGTGGAAATTCTCAGCCAATCCACCCGGCAGGTGGACATGACCTACAAAGCTCAGGACTACCTCAGCCTGCACAGCCTGCGGGGCTATCTCCTCGTGGACAGCGAGGACCGGGCCGCCGAGTTCTACCGCCGGATGCCGAACGGGTGGGAACTGGAGACGGTGGAGAACGGCGTGCGCCTGCCATGTGTGGACGTGGAGTTGAGGATGGAGGAGGTCTATGCAGGGGTGGGGGCGGAGACATAGCCTCCTTCTGTTCAAGCCGAGCTGAAGGATGTTTGACGCCACGCCTCTTCAATCGCCCCCTCCACCCCGACGAGATTCCTCAAGACCCCCGCTGGCGACCCCTCCCCCCCTTCGGGGCACCCCCCTTGAGGGGAGGCGATCACCGCAGCAAAAGAAGAAGCCTCCCCAAAAGGCTCCCTCTGAGGGGAGCTGTCAGCGAAGCTGACTGAGGGGTACGTCCACCAACCCAAAGCCCCCACCCATCCACCGGGCGGGGGCCTTTCTTTTGACCGGGTTGCGGCTCCGGCCTACGCCTTCACTTCACCCTTGCTCCGCTCCAGAATTCCGCGCAGCACGGTCTGGAGGATGCCGCCGTTCTTGTAGTAGTCGATCTCCACGGGCGTGTCGATGCGGCACTGGACGGTCACGGCGCGGCTCACGCCGTCCTTGGTGAAGCGGAGCGTCACGTCCTGGCGCGGCTTGAGGTCGCCGGGCAGGATCACGTCGAAGAACTCGTCGCCCACGATGCCCAGCGAATCTGCGGTGTCGCCGTTCTTGAACTGGATGGGCAGCACGCCCATCCCGACGAGGTTGGAGCGGTGGATGCGCTCGAAGCTCTCGGCGATGACGGCCCTCACCCCGAGGAGGAAGGTGCCCTTCGCGGCCCAGTCGCGGCTGCTGCCCATGCCGTAGTCCTTGCCCGCGAAGACGAGGAGGGGGATGTTGCTCGCCTTGTAGTTCTGGGCGGCGTCGTAGATGGTGCTCACCTGGCCGGTCGTGTAGTCGGTGGTGAAGCCGCCCTCGGTGCCGGAGGCGAGCTGGTTCTTGAGGCGGATGTTGGCGAACGTGCCGCGCGTCATGATGCGGTCGTTGCCCCGGCGCGAGCCGTAGGAGTTGAAGTCCTTCGGCTGGATGCCGCGCTCCATCAGGTACTTGCCCGCCGGGGTGTCGGCCTTGAAGGAGCCAGCCGGGCTGATGTGGTCGGTCGTCACCGAGTCCCCGACCTTGACAAGCACCCGCGCCCCCTCGATGGAGGACACGATCTCGCTGGGACCGCCCGCCAGGTTCTCGAAGAAGGGCGGGTTCTGGATGTAGGTGGACTCGGGGTTCCAGTTGTACAGCGCCCCCTCGGAGACGGGGATGGCGTTCCAATCGGTGTTGCTCTGCTCGATGCCGTCGTAGACCCGCTTGAACATCTCGGCGTTGATCGCCTGGTCCATGATGGTCTGAATCTCGGCGTTCGTGGGCCACAGGTCGCGCAGGTACACGGGGCGACCGTCGCTGCCCGTGCCGATGGGGTCGCTCAGGATGTCGTTCACGACCGTCCCGGCGAGCGCGTAGGCCACCACCAGGGGCGGCGAGGCGAGGTAGTTCGCGCGGATGTGCGGGTTGACGCGGCCCTCGAAGTTGCGGTTGCCCGACAGCACGGAGGCCACCACGAGGTCGCCCTCCCCAATCGCCTGCACGACGGGTTCGGGCAGCGGCCCTGAGTTGCCGATGCAGGTCATGCAGCCGTAGCCCACGGTGTTGAAGCCGATCTGGTCGAGGTACGCCTGGAGGCCCGCCGTCTCCAGGTACTCGGTCACGACCCTGGAACCGGGCGCGAGGCTGGTCTTCACCCAGGGCTTGGGCTTGAGGCCCCGCTCGACCGCCTTCTTGGCGACGAGGCCCGCCGCGATCAGGACGCTGGGGTTCGAGGTGTTCGTGCAGGAGGTGATGGACGCCAGCGTCACCGCGCCGTGACCGATCTGGAGGTCGGTGCCGCCGATGGTGCCGGTCGCGCCCAGCTTGTCCTGCGACAGCTCGAAGCCGCGCGCCTTGATCGGGGCGGTCAGCGCCTCGGCAAAGACCGTGTGCATGTCGCTGAGGTTCACCCGGTCCTGCGGGCGCTTCGGCCCGGCGAGGGAGGGCACGATGGTCGAGAGGTCGAGTTCCATGGTGTCGGTGAACACGGGATCGGGCGTCTCGTCGGTGCGGAACATGCCCTGGGCCTTGTAGTACGCCTCGACGAGTTCGATCTCGTCCTCCAGGCGGCCCGTGCGGCGCAGGTAGCGCAGCGCCTCGTCGTCCACCGGGAAGAAGCCCATCGTCGCGCCGTACTCGGGGGCCATGTTGGCGATGGTCGCGCGGTCGGGCAGGGTCATGTTGCTCAGGCCCGCCCCGTAAAACTCCACGAACTTGCCCACCACGCCCTTCTCGCGCAGCATCTGCGTCACGCGCAGGGCGAGGTCGGTCGCGGTGGCCCCCTCCGGCATCGCGCCCGTGACCTTGAAGCCGATCACCTCGGGCATCAGCATGTAGATGGGCTGACCGAGCATGACCGCCTCGGCCTCGATGCCGCCGACGCCCCAGCCCACGATGCCCAGACCGTTGATCATGGTGGTGTGCGAGTCGGTGCCCACGAGGGAGTCGGGGTACACGACCACGCCGTCGTCCTCGGGGCGGCTCTGCACGCCCTTGGCGAGGTATTCGAGGTTGACCTGGTGGATGATGCCCGAGGCGGGCGGCACCACGCCGAAGTTGTCGAACGCCTGCTGGCCCCATCTGAGGAACTCGTAGCGCTCGCGGTTGCGCTCGAACTCCAGCGCCATGTTGTTGGCGAGGGCGAAGTCGGTGCCGAACTCGTCCACCTGCACCGAGTGGTCGATCACGAGGTCCACCGGGATCAGGGGGTTGATCTTGTTGGGATCGCCGCCGAGCGCCAGCATCGCGCTCCGCATCGCCGCGAGGTCCACCACGGCGGGGACGCCCGTGAAGTCTTGCAGGATCACGCGGGCGGGCTTGAAGGGAATCTCGATCTCCTCGTTGACGGGCTTCCATCCCGCGACGGCGGCCACGTCCTCCTGACGCACGTCGTAGTCGTTGGCCTCGCGCAGCACGCTCTCCAACAGCACCTTCACCGAGAAGGGCAGCTTGCTCACGTCATGCCCGAGTTCCTGCAAACGGCCCAGCCGGTAGTAGTAGAGCGGTTGCCCGGCCTTCGTGGTGAGCGTGTCGCGCGCACCGAACAGGTTCATCGCCATGTCTGGTCTCCTCCTTGCCCGCAGAGGGGCAGCCCGCACAAACGGGTTCAGATGCCCCCATGATAGGTCAAGCAGCCCCATACGCTCATCGTCCCCCTCACAGGAACTATGTAACAACTCTGGAGACAACAAGAGAAGGGCTAAGTGCCTCTCAACCCCGACCGCCGAAGGAAGGAGTACGCTGCCCTTGCTTCCACACTTTGGCCCGAGAACCACGAACGTGCCCGGCACGGAAAGGAACACGGCTATGGATGACGGCAGGAACGGCGACGGGGGCGGGACGGGACCGCAGGACAACGTGACGTTGCGCGAGGTGACGGACAACGCGGCGTGGGACACGGGGGGCGAGAAGAGCACGGGCGACGCCATCCACGACGGCATCTACCGGGACGTGAGCGACGAGAACGCGGGGGCCGGTGCCGACACACCCGTGATGGGGACGGCGACGAGCGACGACGGGAGGGAGGCGAGTGCCCCGGCAGGTGGGCAGGAGACGAACACGCTCACCCACGGCGGCTACAGCGGGGGAATGCCCGCGAGCGGCGCGACGACCCTGCCGGAGAAGACGGTGGAGGGTGAGGAGGGGAGCTAGGGCTGGTCAGACGCCCCCTCACCCTGGCCCTTTTCCATCGGGGAGAAGAAAGAAACAGTGCAGGCCGTTGCTTTTTAGCCCCTCCCCCCTGAACGCTTGATATGCAATAAAAACTTAGTGTGTCAGACGTACTCTTTTCCCCCTCCCTCCGTGTGGGGGCGGGGGGTGACGAGCGGCGCTTGTCCTTCTGTACTACGGTAGAAACACTTCCACTGCCCGATTTGCAATTCACATCAAGCGTCTTGAGGTTAGGGGCCGGGTGGGGGTAAACGGGCGTGACAACCCTGCCAACCAACTCGTCAACTCCTCCAAACCTTCACCCACCGAACTCGATCAGTACATGCTCGGCGCTGAAGCCCGGTCCCATCGCACTCAGGAGGCCTTTGCCCTGCGGATGGGCACGCAACGTCTCCTCCAGCACGAAGAGGACGGTCACGCTGCTCATGTTGCCGTGACGGCACAGGACGCGGCGGCTGGCGTCCAGCGTGCCCGGCGGCAGGTCCAGCGCGTCCTCGTAGGCGGCGAGCACCTTCACGCCGCCGGGGTGAACCACGAAGGTGCCCACGTCCCCGCGTGTCCAGCCGTGGGCGGCGAGCGCGTCCGCCACGTTCTCCGCCATCATGGAGTGAACGAGGGTGGGGATGTCGCGGGAGAAGCGGACCTTCAGGCCCTCGTCCACCACGTCCCAGCCCATGATGTCCTCGGAATCCTCGATCAACGTGGAGTAGCCGCCGTGGAGGCTGAGGAGCGGGGCCGGGCCGGGCACGTCGGGCGCGGTGATCACGAGGGCCGCGCCGCCGTCGGCGAACAGGGCGGTGCCCACGAAGTTGCTCTTGGTCTCGTCGCCCTTGACCAGCGTCACGCTGCACAGCTCCACCGCCACGAACAGCACGCGCCGGTATCCCGCCCGCACGAGGTCCGCCGCCCGCGCCAATCCGGAGGCACCACCCGCACAGCCCAGCCCCCACACGGGCAGCCGCGCCGCGTGCCGATTCAGCCCCAGCGTCTCGATGAGGGAGGCGTCGAGGCTCGGCGTGCTCAGGCCGCTGGTATTGACGACAACCACGGCGTCCACGTCGGCGGGGGCGACCTCGGCCCGGTCCAGCGCCTCGCGGGCCAGGCGCAGGGTCAGCGCGCGGGCCTCCTCCACGAAGACGGCGTTCTTCTCGCCGAAGCCGCGCGGCTCCAGATACCACTCCAGGGGCCGGGCGAGCGCGCGGGACTTGATCTGCGCGTTGTCGAACACGTCGAGCATGTGCGGACGCGCGCTCAAACGCGGGAAGAGGGTGCGGGCCGCCTCCCGAATCTCCGTTTGCGCGGCGCGGTGCGGCGGATGCCCGGTGACGAGCGAGCGAAGGACGGGCAGAGCAGGCATAGGGGGCATTCTCCCCCCGCTCCCGTGTGGAAAAAAGCACGGTTTCTTCCGCTTGAGGGCAGGGAAACCCCGACGAAGGACTCATGTTCGGTCAGGGAGAATCGCCAGTGTCTAGTTGCCAGTCGCCAGGGACGGCAGAGGGCAGGTCATCCAATTTCGGCGAAGGTCGCAGTAGGCAGAAGGCCAACGACAAACGCCTTTGCCTTCCGCCTTCGACCTTCTGCCTCCTCCCCCCTCTCCCCCACCCGCTCAGCGGCGCTTGCTCTCCCACTCCTGACGGCCCACCTCGTCGAGGCGGTGGAAGTCGTCGTCAGAGAGTTGCAGCCCGGCGGCGGCCACGTTCTCCTCCAGGTGGCGGACCTTGCCCGTGCCGGGGATGGGGAGCATGACGGGGCTGCGCTTCAGGACCCAGGCGAGCGCGACCTGTGACGGCGTGGCCCCGATCCGCCGTGCCACCTCGTCGAGGACGTTGCCCTCCCGCGCGAGGCCGCCCGCCGCGAGGGGATACCACGGGATGAAGCCGATGCCCTCGCGCCCGCAGTGGTCGAGCACGTCCTCGGACTTGCGGTTCACGAGGTTGTAGAGGTTCTGCACCGTGGCGACCGGGAAGACCTGCCGGGCGGCCTCGATCTCCTCGACGCTGACCTCACTCAGCCCGGCGTGGCGGATCACGCCCTCGTCCATCAGCTCGCGGATGGCCCCGAACTGCTCGTCGTGGGGAACCCCGGCGTCGATGCGGTGGAGCTGCCACAGGTCGATGCGCTCCACGCCGAGGCGGCGGCGGGAGAGGTATGCCTGCTGCTTGAGGTAGTCGGGGCGACCCAGCGCGGTCCATACGTTCGGGCCGGTGCGGACAAAGCCCCCCTTCGTGGCGATCACCACCGTGTCGTAGGGATACAGGGCCTCGCGGAGCAGCTCCTCGCTCACCGCCGGGCCATACGAGTCGGCAGTGTCGATGAAGTTCACCCCGAGGTCGGGCAGGCGGCGCAGGGTGGCGAGTGCCCCCTCCCGGTCGGCGGGGTCGCCCCAGACGCCCTCCCCCGTGATCCGCATCGCGCCGAAGCCGAGGCGGTTGACCTCCAGCTCACCCCCGATGCGGAACGTGCCGCTCTGCGCGGCGTTCGCTTCCAGCTTGGTCATGGTGTTTCCCTCCCACCGGGCATTGTGCGGCGGCGGATGTGAGGGGACGGTGGGCGATCCCCCGGCGGGAGCTTGGGGGAGAGGAGGGCCGGGGCAGTCGGCGGGGCGAGAGACCGGGCCGTAGGTGGAGCTGTGAACGTCGCGGAAGGCAGAAGGCGGAAGGCTGACAGCAGGTGCCTTCCGCCTTCCGCCTTCGACCCTCTGCACCCTCAACCTGCACGTTCCCAGGATGTCACGCTGGCGGCTGGAAGCTGGCCGCTGATCCCCTTCCCCTCATTCCCCCTCCGGC encodes:
- a CDS encoding type III polyketide synthase — protein: MPPMPALPVLRSLVTGHPPHRAAQTEIREAARTLFPRLSARPHMLDVFDNAQIKSRALARPLEWYLEPRGFGEKNAVFVEEARALTLRLAREALDRAEVAPADVDAVVVVNTSGLSTPSLDASLIETLGLNRHAARLPVWGLGCAGGASGLARAADLVRAGYRRVLFVAVELCSVTLVKGDETKSNFVGTALFADGGAALVITAPDVPGPAPLLSLHGGYSTLIEDSEDIMGWDVVDEGLKVRFSRDIPTLVHSMMAENVADALAAHGWTRGDVGTFVVHPGGVKVLAAYEDALDLPPGTLDASRRVLCRHGNMSSVTVLFVLEETLRAHPQGKGLLSAMGPGFSAEHVLIEFGG
- a CDS encoding aldo/keto reductase produces the protein MTKLEANAAQSGTFRIGGELEVNRLGFGAMRITGEGVWGDPADREGALATLRRLPDLGVNFIDTADSYGPAVSEELLREALYPYDTVVIATKGGFVRTGPNVWTALGRPDYLKQQAYLSRRRLGVERIDLWQLHRIDAGVPHDEQFGAIRELMDEGVIRHAGLSEVSVEEIEAARQVFPVATVQNLYNLVNRKSEDVLDHCGREGIGFIPWYPLAAGGLAREGNVLDEVARRIGATPSQVALAWVLKRSPVMLPIPGTGKVRHLEENVAAAGLQLSDDDFHRLDEVGRQEWESKRR
- the acnA gene encoding aconitate hydratase AcnA, encoding MAMNLFGARDTLTTKAGQPLYYYRLGRLQELGHDVSKLPFSVKVLLESVLREANDYDVRQEDVAAVAGWKPVNEEIEIPFKPARVILQDFTGVPAVVDLAAMRSAMLALGGDPNKINPLIPVDLVIDHSVQVDEFGTDFALANNMALEFERNRERYEFLRWGQQAFDNFGVVPPASGIIHQVNLEYLAKGVQSRPEDDGVVVYPDSLVGTDSHTTMINGLGIVGWGVGGIEAEAVMLGQPIYMLMPEVIGFKVTGAMPEGATATDLALRVTQMLREKGVVGKFVEFYGAGLSNMTLPDRATIANMAPEYGATMGFFPVDDEALRYLRRTGRLEDEIELVEAYYKAQGMFRTDETPDPVFTDTMELDLSTIVPSLAGPKRPQDRVNLSDMHTVFAEALTAPIKARGFELSQDKLGATGTIGGTDLQIGHGAVTLASITSCTNTSNPSVLIAAGLVAKKAVERGLKPKPWVKTSLAPGSRVVTEYLETAGLQAYLDQIGFNTVGYGCMTCIGNSGPLPEPVVQAIGEGDLVVASVLSGNRNFEGRVNPHIRANYLASPPLVVAYALAGTVVNDILSDPIGTGSDGRPVYLRDLWPTNAEIQTIMDQAINAEMFKRVYDGIEQSNTDWNAIPVSEGALYNWNPESTYIQNPPFFENLAGGPSEIVSSIEGARVLVKVGDSVTTDHISPAGSFKADTPAGKYLMERGIQPKDFNSYGSRRGNDRIMTRGTFANIRLKNQLASGTEGGFTTDYTTGQVSTIYDAAQNYKASNIPLLVFAGKDYGMGSSRDWAAKGTFLLGVRAVIAESFERIHRSNLVGMGVLPIQFKNGDTADSLGIVGDEFFDVILPGDLKPRQDVTLRFTKDGVSRAVTVQCRIDTPVEIDYYKNGGILQTVLRGILERSKGEVKA
- a CDS encoding Uma2 family endonuclease; translation: MSDLALRKLSEEEYLRTEELSPVRREYVDGFVYAHAGASLPHNRISSNIQGILIPASRRGSCWTYTNDMKVRVKRLGQLRYSSPDLVVVCKPHEDLREAENHPCLIVEILSQSTRQVDMTYKAQDYLSLHSLRGYLLVDSEDRAAEFYRRMPNGWELETVENGVRLPCVDVELRMEEVYAGVGAET
- a CDS encoding S8 family peptidase, which gives rise to MMRLALPLLTLSLLLTACPGPSVGDEDDGTAVCPQAIPGGVPLPASVRAASVVQTQVPTPDWTAPHVPGRVLVVGAGGTLSAQGLSLLSTVRTQRVTDDLTLAVTPAGETDRAFAGRLTAAGLRAQPDFIYRALAAVNDPGYPGNEGFINESRTVTLFQDYLPRINAEGAWDFLTACGKTPMAALTAVLDSGADGSHEDLNGRLLSGATFNGGTAATQDSDGHGTAVTGLLGATTNNDVGLAGVTWSGRNVLPVKVLEASSTNQANGSTSTLAAGLNYAVRQGAKVINMSLGFAGEAGSDPGDQALEAALNSAAQSAVLVAAAGNTPNQGVYYPANNPNVIAVGALGASNTALACYSARPNATQTRALDLVAPGGAGAGVCSGATASQDMLVLAPGDNYALSAGTSEAAPLVSGVAALMRAANPSLTAAQTRALLVSSANSSGGLPLLDAEAAVRAATQ